The proteins below come from a single Ostrinia nubilalis chromosome Z, ilOstNubi1.1, whole genome shotgun sequence genomic window:
- the LOC135086934 gene encoding uncharacterized protein LOC135086934 isoform X2: MGNQRFCVTNSIELYRRCLQYVPLQKLILQNSLIAEAARIVIDDNEYYVQASAMKCLASAARIESIWREVLLVHPHLYKQLLCIICHNPEGMVRMEAINVLTELYVHQRLPKSFIKCLYSKMTISAIDDLHWEVQLSALNFWKQVIQSLLSDRGMIDGKFPAMTFSKEKRKIITLNNAEITRQLTCIMDSLSSIGCLDVLVECLNEEYNTTVMEQAYAISKDIMSILDYYKYEIPSITDFSSSAMSDQLQNFELNIASDPMGFDSDMMSFDNSDIVDRNVIIDKITSTSDAELIGEMFDNYISIKNDDCIEDSPTQSKRKTITPYDFISNFKQTDYLSKLKNKENWNLSNLDTLLDEIFNLEDENNLLHDECAYL; encoded by the exons ATGGGAAATCAGAGATTCTGCGTTACAAATAGTATTGAGTTGTACAGACGTTGCTTAC AGTATGTTCCGCTACAAaagttaattttacaaaatagtCTTATAGCAGAAGCTGCTAGAATAGTTATTGATGATAACGAATACTATGTTCAGGCCAGCGCTATGAAATGTCTAGCTTCCGCCGccagaatagaaagtatttggAGAGAAGTTCTATTGGTGCATCCTCATCTATAT AAGCaattactatgtataatatgccATAATCCTGAGGGGATGGTAAgaatggaagcaataaacgttttaacaGAACTGTATGTGCATCAGAGACTTCCAAAATCGTTTATTAAATGTCTCTACAGCAAAATGACAATATCAGCTATTGATGACTTGCATTGGGAAGTCCAACTATCGGCGTTAAACTTTTGGAAACAAGTTATTCAATCACTTCTATCAGATAGAGGCATGATCGACGGGAAGTTTCCTGCAATGACATTTTCTAAAGAAAAGAGAAAGATAATCACTTTGAATAATGCCGAGATTACGAGACAGCTTACATGCATAATGGACTCTTTGTCTTCCATCGGATGTTTGGACGTTTTAGTTGAGTGCCTAAATGAAGAATATAATACAACAGTAATGGAACAGGCATATGCTATATCCAAAGATATTATGTCTATTTTGGATTATTACAAATATGAAATACCTTCAATTACAGATTTTTCAAGTTCTGCTATGTCTGATCAGTTGCAAAATTTTGAACTAAATATTGCAAGTGATCCTATGGGTTTCGATAGCGATATGATGTCATTTGACAACAGTGACATAGTTGATCGAAATGTTATTATAGATAAGATCACATCAACAAGTGATGCTGAACTGATTGGGGAAATGTTTGATAATTATATTTCTATTAAAAATGATGACTGTATTGAGGATTCGCCGACTCAATCAAAGCGCAAAACTATCACACCATATGATTTTATATCGAACTTCAAGCAAACCGATTATTTAtctaaattgaaaaataaagaGAACTGGAACCTTAGTAATTTGGATACGCTATTAGAtgaaatttttaatttagaagaCGAAAATAATTTGCTTCATGATGAATGtgcgtatttataa
- the LOC135086934 gene encoding uncharacterized protein LOC135086934 isoform X1 — MELNNYKKKLKALFERFTQKNYHLKPYYTKALALCFDNCSEKSIEKQLLETAFFSDLVLCALLNVEQIPCTAIKTFLVEIVTVLVKNELQYCKLLYLHGFQTMVAKLSLLSEGATTPAYQLAFTKLPTAQIIHSPGIATIVETKAWIHILRPKTHHKPAPVARSIYSFISQLVWKLNTYEEEHALEELLQYILSPFMNNHQLTTIEVGNEKEKADQVLSFLHAFLAIFDDIPNLMKPSRVMQLLNRTYIVQGHLHFLSQATRDDDVQIILVECIFRFFVASARDKMMAHGKTNSDFLNDVLAAYNNIINFLISQRMVTVLINFTIKCIMYWSKLESVDGISQTFDINGHTFDMRNQLVLLAVVPILTYAAHYSKKDTFVDTFYFKFTAISTEHIVKLYFKYKTLLESTDIKKNCLLALREAFKLKGYLNVAQAGIVYQSLYYALDCHVATDGSGSLIPNRTPLTSVEDTKILSFVFDFMFKLLKEHQINWYDSLEIICYQNTIMNVLHNNILPTKLLIQALNLIDLSIKNFLSPDLSLLVESKNGSTLYEIGKVVRSFMYHEEWEIRDSALQIVLSCTDVAYVKYVPLQKLILQNSLIAEAARIVIDDNEYYVQASAMKCLASAARIESIWREVLLVHPHLYKQLLCIICHNPEGMVRMEAINVLTELYVHQRLPKSFIKCLYSKMTISAIDDLHWEVQLSALNFWKQVIQSLLSDRGMIDGKFPAMTFSKEKRKIITLNNAEITRQLTCIMDSLSSIGCLDVLVECLNEEYNTTVMEQAYAISKDIMSILDYYKYEIPSITDFSSSAMSDQLQNFELNIASDPMGFDSDMMSFDNSDIVDRNVIIDKITSTSDAELIGEMFDNYISIKNDDCIEDSPTQSKRKTITPYDFISNFKQTDYLSKLKNKENWNLSNLDTLLDEIFNLEDENNLLHDECAYL, encoded by the exons ATGgaattaaataattacaagaAGAAACTGAAAGCTCTTTTTGAAAGGTTTACTCAGAAAAATTATCATCTGAAACCTTACTACACGAAAGCTCTTGCTCTGTGTTTTGATAACTGCTCTGAGAAAa GCATTGAAAAACAACTATTGGAAACAGCATTTTTTTCAGACCTGGTATTATGTGCATTACTGAATGTGGAGCAAATTCCATGCACAGCTATAAAAACATTCCTTGTTGAAATTGTGACTGTTCTCGTCAAGAATGAGCTACAATATTGTAAGCTATTGTATTTACATGGGTTTCAAACTATGGTAGCAAAATTGAGTTTATTGAGTGAGGGTGCTACAACACCTGCCTACCAATTAGCATTTACAAAGCTACCAACAGCACAGATTATTCATAGTCCAGGAATAGCAACAATAGTTGAAACGAAAGCATGGATACACATACTGCGACCAAAGACTCATCACAAACCAGCACCTGTGGCCAGAAGCATTTACAGTTTTATATCCCAGCTAGTTTGGAAGCTAAATACATATGAAGAAGAGCACGCTTTAGAGGAATTATTGCAATACATACTGAGCCCTTTTATGAATAATCACCAATTAACGACAATTGAGGTTGGAAATGAAAAAGAGAAGGCAGATCAAGTGTTATCATTTTTACATGCTTTCTTAGCTATTTTCGATGATATACCAAATCTTATGAAACCAAGTAGAGTGATGCAGCTACTAAACCGAACTTATATCGTACAAGGCCATTTGCACTTCCTGTCTCAAGCGACTAGAGATGATGACGTACAAATAATTCTTGTAGAAtgtatttttcgtttttttgTTGCGTCGGCCAGAGATAAGATGATGGCACACGGAAAAACAAACAGTGACTTTTTAAATGATGTTCTAGCAGcatataataatatcataaatttTTTAATTAGCCAGCGAATGGTGACGGTActaataaattttacaataaaatgcaTTATGTATTGGTCTAAGCTTGAGAGCGTGGATGGTATCTCACAGACATTCGATATTAATGGGCATACGTTTGATATGCGGAATCAACTTGTATTGCTTGCGGTTGTTCCCATACTTACTTACGCCGCACATTACAGTAAAAAAGACACTTTTGttgatacattttattttaaatttaccGCAATATCAACAGAACATAtcgttaaattatattttaagtacAAAACACTTTTGGAATCGACTGATATAAAAAAGAATTGCTTATTAGCTCTCAGAGAAGCGTTTAAACTAAAGGGATACCTGAACGTAGCACAAGCAGGAATTGTGTACCAGTCGCTGTATTACGCACTAGACTGTCATGTGGCCACTGATGGGTCAGGAAGTTTGATTCCAAACAGAACCCCGTTGACTTCTGTGGAAGATACAAAGATTTTATCGTTCGTCTTCGATTTCATGTTTAAACTCCTTAAAGAGCACCAAATCAATTGGTACGACAGTCTAGAAATCATTTGTTATCAAAATACCATAATGAATGTATTGCATAATAATATTCTGCCGACTAAG CTTTTGATTCAGGCTCTTAATTTGATCGACTTGAGCATCAAAAATTTCTTATCACCAGATTTATCACTTCTGGTAGAGAGTAAAAATGGGAGCACACTGTACGAAATAGGAAAAGTTGTCAGGTCGTTTATGTATCACGAAGAATGGGAAATCAGAGATTCTGCGTTACAAATAGTATTGAGTTGTACAGACGTTGCTTACGTAA AGTATGTTCCGCTACAAaagttaattttacaaaatagtCTTATAGCAGAAGCTGCTAGAATAGTTATTGATGATAACGAATACTATGTTCAGGCCAGCGCTATGAAATGTCTAGCTTCCGCCGccagaatagaaagtatttggAGAGAAGTTCTATTGGTGCATCCTCATCTATAT AAGCaattactatgtataatatgccATAATCCTGAGGGGATGGTAAgaatggaagcaataaacgttttaacaGAACTGTATGTGCATCAGAGACTTCCAAAATCGTTTATTAAATGTCTCTACAGCAAAATGACAATATCAGCTATTGATGACTTGCATTGGGAAGTCCAACTATCGGCGTTAAACTTTTGGAAACAAGTTATTCAATCACTTCTATCAGATAGAGGCATGATCGACGGGAAGTTTCCTGCAATGACATTTTCTAAAGAAAAGAGAAAGATAATCACTTTGAATAATGCCGAGATTACGAGACAGCTTACATGCATAATGGACTCTTTGTCTTCCATCGGATGTTTGGACGTTTTAGTTGAGTGCCTAAATGAAGAATATAATACAACAGTAATGGAACAGGCATATGCTATATCCAAAGATATTATGTCTATTTTGGATTATTACAAATATGAAATACCTTCAATTACAGATTTTTCAAGTTCTGCTATGTCTGATCAGTTGCAAAATTTTGAACTAAATATTGCAAGTGATCCTATGGGTTTCGATAGCGATATGATGTCATTTGACAACAGTGACATAGTTGATCGAAATGTTATTATAGATAAGATCACATCAACAAGTGATGCTGAACTGATTGGGGAAATGTTTGATAATTATATTTCTATTAAAAATGATGACTGTATTGAGGATTCGCCGACTCAATCAAAGCGCAAAACTATCACACCATATGATTTTATATCGAACTTCAAGCAAACCGATTATTTAtctaaattgaaaaataaagaGAACTGGAACCTTAGTAATTTGGATACGCTATTAGAtgaaatttttaatttagaagaCGAAAATAATTTGCTTCATGATGAATGtgcgtatttataa